The Lichenihabitans psoromatis genome contains a region encoding:
- a CDS encoding 3-keto-5-aminohexanoate cleavage protein produces the protein MNHDVFITCAVTGAGDTTGRSPHVPVTPAAIAEACIEAARAGAAIAHIHVRDPVTGKAARDVHLYREVVERIRASDVDVILNLTAGMGGDVVFGSGETPLPLAAGTDMVGPTERLAHVAELLPEICTLDCGTMNFSLGDYVMTNTPSTLRAMAARVKALGVKPELEVFDFGHLVFVHDLIKEGLLDGTPLIQLCMGIPYGAPDDPLTLMAMAQRLPKETVFSAFAIGRNQLPYVAMAALAGGNVRVGLEDNLFLGKGTLATNGALVERAGTILTAMGARVLGPAEVRAKLNLRQPT, from the coding sequence ATGAACCACGATGTCTTCATCACCTGCGCGGTTACGGGCGCGGGCGATACCACGGGCCGCTCACCGCATGTTCCGGTCACGCCGGCCGCGATCGCAGAGGCGTGCATCGAGGCCGCCCGCGCCGGAGCCGCGATCGCGCATATCCATGTTCGTGACCCGGTGACCGGCAAAGCGGCGCGCGACGTCCATCTCTATCGCGAGGTGGTCGAGCGCATCCGCGCATCCGATGTCGACGTCATCCTCAATCTCACGGCCGGCATGGGCGGCGACGTCGTATTCGGCTCAGGCGAGACCCCGCTGCCGCTTGCCGCCGGCACCGACATGGTCGGGCCGACCGAGCGCCTCGCCCACGTCGCCGAATTGCTGCCGGAGATCTGCACGCTTGATTGTGGCACCATGAACTTCTCGCTCGGCGACTACGTCATGACGAATACGCCATCCACGCTGCGCGCCATGGCGGCGCGGGTGAAGGCGCTCGGCGTGAAGCCCGAACTCGAGGTGTTCGATTTTGGCCATCTCGTCTTCGTGCATGACCTCATCAAGGAGGGGCTGCTTGACGGAACGCCGCTGATCCAACTCTGCATGGGCATTCCGTATGGGGCGCCCGACGATCCATTGACCCTGATGGCCATGGCGCAGCGACTGCCGAAGGAGACCGTCTTCTCGGCCTTCGCGATCGGCCGCAACCAATTGCCTTACGTTGCGATGGCGGCGCTGGCCGGCGGCAACGTCCGGGTCGGGCTCGAAGACAACCTGTTCCTCGGCAAGGGAACGCTGGCCACCAATGGGGCGCTCGTCGAACGCGCCGGAACGATCCTGACCGCCATGGGCGCGCGGGTCCTCGGCCCGGCCGAGGTACGGGCCAAATTGAACCTGCGGCAGCCGACCTGA
- a CDS encoding FAD-dependent oxidoreductase, translated as MNDPLLQPFSLKHLTFRNRLMSTAHEPAYTEDGLPKDRYRLYHAEKAKGGIGLTMIGGSSVVAPDSPQAFGNILLYKDDVVGWLRELADDVHEHGAAVMIQITHLGRRTSWSKADWLPVLAPSGVREQAHRAFPKAMEDWDIRRVVAAYADAAERVKAGGLDGIEIECYGHLIDQFWSPATNLREDDYGGVLDNRMRFGFEVLRAIRDRVGSDFVVGARLVCDEDWDKGLSRDAGTLIAQRLASSGLIDFVNVIRGHIDTDAALSEVIPAMGSRSAPHLDLAGDIRTATRVPTFHAARIQDVATARHAIESGKLDMVGMTRAHMADPHIARKIIEGREAEIRPCVGMAYCIDSIYGGQALCIHNAATGREATMPHVVTRSTGPRRKVVIIGAGPGGLEAARVAGARGHEVVLFEAADKAGGQVLVTAGLKRRREILGIVDWRLAQCERHGVELRFNTYAEAADVLAETPDVVVVATGGIPNTGFLSAGEDLVTTSWDILTGSARLGSQILLYDDNGAHPGMTAGEFMARAGASLEIVTPERIVAPDVGGTSYPAYFRAFAEHDVTLTLNLRLDSVRRDGNRLVATFIDDYGRRTVEKSADQIVVEHGTVPLDELYFALKPLSRNLGEVDHAALLSDRPQDVATNPEGAFTLWRIGDAVASRNIHAAVYDALRLVKDI; from the coding sequence ATGAACGATCCGCTTCTTCAGCCTTTCAGCCTCAAGCATCTGACGTTTCGCAATCGGCTGATGTCGACCGCGCATGAGCCCGCCTATACCGAGGATGGCCTGCCGAAAGATCGCTATCGCCTCTACCATGCCGAAAAGGCCAAGGGCGGCATCGGCTTGACCATGATCGGCGGCTCGTCGGTCGTCGCGCCTGACAGCCCGCAGGCTTTCGGCAACATCCTGCTCTACAAGGACGACGTGGTCGGCTGGCTGCGCGAGCTTGCCGACGACGTGCACGAGCATGGCGCGGCCGTGATGATCCAGATCACCCATCTCGGGCGGCGCACCTCCTGGTCGAAAGCCGATTGGCTGCCGGTGCTGGCGCCCTCGGGCGTCCGCGAGCAGGCGCATCGCGCTTTTCCGAAAGCCATGGAGGATTGGGATATCCGGCGCGTCGTCGCGGCCTATGCGGATGCGGCCGAGCGTGTGAAGGCCGGCGGCCTCGATGGCATTGAGATCGAATGTTACGGCCATCTGATCGACCAGTTCTGGTCGCCGGCCACCAACCTGCGCGAGGATGATTATGGCGGCGTGCTCGACAACCGCATGCGGTTCGGCTTCGAGGTGCTCCGGGCAATCCGCGACCGCGTCGGCTCCGATTTCGTGGTCGGGGCTCGGCTGGTTTGCGACGAGGACTGGGACAAGGGTCTGTCGCGTGACGCCGGCACGTTGATCGCGCAGCGGCTCGCATCCTCCGGATTGATCGATTTCGTCAACGTGATCCGCGGCCACATCGACACGGATGCGGCCTTGTCGGAGGTGATCCCGGCGATGGGATCGCGCTCGGCGCCGCACCTCGATTTGGCCGGCGACATCCGCACCGCGACGCGGGTGCCAACCTTTCACGCGGCCCGCATTCAGGATGTGGCAACGGCGCGGCATGCGATCGAAAGCGGCAAGCTCGACATGGTCGGCATGACGCGCGCCCATATGGCGGACCCGCATATCGCCCGCAAGATCATCGAGGGGCGCGAGGCAGAGATCCGGCCTTGCGTCGGCATGGCTTATTGCATCGACTCGATCTATGGCGGCCAGGCGCTCTGCATCCACAATGCGGCGACCGGGCGCGAAGCCACCATGCCACACGTCGTGACGCGGTCGACCGGTCCGCGCCGTAAGGTCGTGATCATTGGCGCAGGGCCGGGCGGTCTCGAAGCGGCGCGGGTCGCAGGCGCGCGCGGCCATGAGGTCGTGCTGTTCGAGGCCGCCGACAAAGCGGGCGGTCAGGTTCTGGTGACGGCGGGCCTGAAGCGACGCCGCGAGATCCTCGGCATCGTCGATTGGCGGCTCGCGCAATGCGAGCGGCATGGGGTCGAGCTTCGCTTCAACACCTATGCGGAGGCGGCGGACGTGCTGGCCGAGACCCCGGATGTCGTTGTTGTCGCGACGGGAGGCATCCCCAACACGGGGTTTCTGTCGGCCGGCGAAGACCTCGTGACCACGAGTTGGGACATCCTGACCGGCTCGGCGCGGCTCGGCAGCCAAATCCTGCTCTACGACGATAATGGCGCGCATCCGGGCATGACGGCGGGCGAGTTCATGGCGCGCGCCGGTGCGAGTCTCGAGATCGTCACGCCGGAGCGGATCGTAGCGCCCGACGTCGGCGGCACCAGCTATCCGGCTTATTTCCGGGCCTTCGCCGAGCACGACGTGACGCTGACGCTCAACCTAAGGCTCGACAGCGTCCGCCGCGACGGCAACCGCCTCGTCGCCACCTTCATCGACGACTACGGTCGGCGTACGGTCGAGAAGAGCGCCGACCAGATTGTCGTCGAGCATGGCACTGTGCCGCTCGACGAGCTTTATTTTGCGCTGAAGCCGCTCTCCCGCAATTTGGGCGAGGTGGATCACGCGGCCTTGTTGTCCGATCGCCCGCAAGATGTGGCGACCAATCCAGAAGGGGCATTCACGCTGTGGCGGATCGGTGACGCGGTCGCGTCGCGCAACATCCATGCGGCGGTCTATGACGCGCTGCGGCTCGTCAAAGACATCTAA
- a CDS encoding ABC transporter substrate-binding protein, which translates to MSRSSGWLGGLDRREFLTGAALLGGVAAVGSLFPISAFAADATPVTGGALKIGMSGGATSDSLDPRFMTDWVPVNLGYQIMNGLVEIDEHNKAMPELFESWEAKPGATEWIFNIRKGVTFSNGKTLDADDIIYSLNLHRGDTKSAAKAVIADVTDIKKLSPNQVQISLSSGNVDLPFILSDYHLMVVPNGWTDWMKPVGTAGYTLETFEPGVRSVTKRREGYWKAGRGHVDSIEIIDINDTSARTTALITGQVDVISRLNPRTVDLLKKKAGLQVIRNPAGQHATFLMNTEVKPFDDNNVRLAMKYGVDRKRMIDTVLNGYGVIGNDQPIPKTDRFYNADLPQHSYDPDKSKFYLKQAGLTDLPVTLQVSEAAFTGAIDAASLYQAACGKAGIDMTVKREPADGYWDNVWLKAPFCVSYWGGRPTADQMLTIAYKSDAKWNETHWKNPQFDQLLVAARTEFDEAKRKQMYGDLQKMISDDCGVVIPMFMDYLEAGAAKVKGMGPHPMFDLMGQRLGEKVWIEA; encoded by the coding sequence ATGTCGCGCAGCAGCGGATGGTTAGGCGGTCTCGATCGTCGCGAGTTTCTGACCGGGGCCGCTCTTCTGGGTGGTGTGGCGGCAGTCGGGTCTCTCTTCCCGATCAGCGCATTTGCGGCGGATGCGACGCCGGTCACGGGCGGAGCGCTGAAAATCGGCATGTCCGGCGGCGCGACCTCGGACAGTCTCGATCCGCGCTTCATGACCGATTGGGTGCCGGTCAACCTCGGCTACCAGATCATGAATGGACTGGTCGAGATCGACGAACACAACAAGGCCATGCCCGAACTGTTCGAAAGCTGGGAGGCCAAACCCGGCGCCACCGAGTGGATCTTCAACATTCGCAAGGGCGTGACCTTCTCCAATGGCAAGACGCTCGATGCCGACGACATCATCTATTCGCTGAACCTGCACCGCGGCGATACGAAATCGGCCGCCAAGGCGGTCATCGCCGATGTGACCGACATCAAGAAACTCAGCCCGAACCAGGTTCAGATTTCGCTGAGCAGCGGCAACGTCGATCTTCCGTTCATCCTGTCCGATTATCACCTGATGGTGGTGCCGAACGGGTGGACCGATTGGATGAAGCCCGTCGGCACAGCCGGCTATACGCTTGAAACCTTCGAGCCCGGCGTCCGCTCCGTCACGAAGCGCCGCGAGGGCTACTGGAAAGCGGGGCGTGGCCACGTCGATTCGATCGAGATCATCGACATCAACGACACCAGCGCCCGCACGACGGCGCTGATCACAGGGCAGGTCGACGTTATCAGCCGCCTCAACCCACGAACCGTGGACCTTCTGAAGAAGAAGGCGGGTCTGCAGGTGATCCGCAATCCGGCCGGACAGCACGCCACATTTCTGATGAACACCGAAGTGAAGCCGTTCGACGACAATAACGTGCGGCTCGCGATGAAATACGGGGTCGACCGGAAGCGCATGATCGACACCGTGCTGAACGGCTACGGCGTCATCGGCAACGATCAGCCGATCCCGAAGACGGACCGGTTCTACAATGCCGACCTGCCGCAGCATTCCTACGATCCCGACAAGTCGAAGTTCTATCTGAAGCAAGCCGGCCTAACCGATCTGCCCGTCACGCTGCAGGTATCGGAAGCCGCCTTTACGGGCGCGATCGATGCGGCGAGCCTGTATCAGGCCGCGTGCGGCAAGGCTGGTATCGACATGACGGTCAAGCGCGAGCCAGCCGATGGCTACTGGGACAATGTTTGGCTAAAAGCGCCGTTCTGCGTCTCCTATTGGGGAGGTCGGCCGACCGCCGACCAGATGTTGACCATCGCGTATAAATCCGACGCGAAATGGAACGAGACGCATTGGAAGAACCCGCAATTCGACCAGTTGCTCGTCGCGGCCCGGACGGAATTCGACGAGGCCAAGCGCAAGCAGATGTATGGCGACTTGCAGAAGATGATCTCCGACGATTGCGGCGTCGTGATCCCGATGTTCATGGATTACCTCGAAGCCGGGGCCGCTAAGGTCAAAGGTATGGGGCCGCATCCGATGTTCGACCTGATGGGGCAGCGGCTCGGCGAAAAGGTCTGGATCGAGGCGTGA
- a CDS encoding carnitine 3-dehydrogenase, translating to MTGIKTIGLVGGGVIGAGWAARFLLNGFDVTVFDPDPDIARKLNEVTANARRAQAKLMSGLALPEGTLRVAASIDAAVRDADFVVESLPEIEALKIKVLAEIDAAARPGVVIASSTSGLLPTRLQSGMAHPERLVVGHPFNPVYLLPLVEICGGEKTAQATKDIAAALYERIGMRPLHVRKEIDGFIADRLLEALWREALWLVNDGIATTEEIDDAVRYGAGLRWSFMGTFLIYRLAGGEAGMRHFLAQFGPALKLPWTKLDAPELTQELIDTVSNQSDQQAGGVSIRDLERKRDDCLVSVLGALRAQDFAAGAVVKAHEARIMSLLGPAEIKAETDDSAPLRLWRGRVLPEWIDYNGHMTESRYLQCCAEASDALLRRIGVDAAYLASGRSFFTVETHLMHLGQAKLDEALRVDTQVLGGDAKRLHVFHRLSRDGTVIATAEQMLLHVDTDAERAIAADGAVLAAVDHLIRAHAALPRPDSAGRAVGAKR from the coding sequence ATGACCGGCATCAAGACCATCGGGCTCGTGGGCGGCGGCGTTATCGGCGCCGGTTGGGCCGCACGTTTCCTCCTCAACGGGTTCGACGTAACCGTGTTCGACCCCGACCCGGACATCGCCCGTAAGCTGAACGAGGTGACGGCCAACGCTCGTCGCGCGCAGGCCAAGCTGATGTCCGGGCTGGCGCTTCCCGAAGGGACCCTGCGGGTGGCAGCCTCCATCGACGCCGCGGTGCGGGACGCCGATTTCGTCGTCGAGAGCCTGCCGGAGATCGAGGCCTTGAAGATCAAGGTCCTGGCCGAGATCGACGCGGCAGCTCGGCCCGGCGTCGTGATCGCATCCTCGACCTCGGGCCTGCTGCCGACGAGGCTGCAAAGCGGCATGGCGCATCCCGAGCGGCTGGTGGTCGGTCACCCGTTCAACCCCGTCTATCTGCTGCCACTGGTCGAAATCTGCGGTGGCGAGAAGACCGCGCAGGCCACCAAGGATATCGCCGCCGCGCTTTACGAGCGGATCGGGATGCGGCCGCTGCATGTCCGCAAGGAGATCGACGGCTTCATCGCCGACCGTCTACTCGAGGCGCTGTGGCGCGAGGCCTTGTGGCTCGTCAACGACGGAATCGCTACCACCGAGGAGATCGACGACGCCGTGCGCTATGGCGCCGGTCTTCGCTGGTCCTTCATGGGCACGTTCCTGATCTATCGGCTGGCGGGTGGCGAGGCGGGCATGCGCCACTTCCTGGCACAATTCGGCCCGGCGCTGAAACTGCCCTGGACCAAGCTCGACGCGCCGGAACTGACACAAGAGCTGATCGACACGGTCTCGAACCAATCGGACCAACAAGCTGGCGGCGTGTCGATCCGCGACCTCGAACGCAAGCGCGACGATTGCCTCGTTTCGGTGCTGGGCGCTCTGCGGGCGCAGGATTTCGCTGCCGGTGCGGTCGTCAAGGCACATGAAGCGCGGATCATGAGCCTGCTTGGGCCGGCCGAGATCAAAGCCGAAACCGACGACAGCGCGCCCCTGCGCCTCTGGCGCGGGCGCGTGCTGCCCGAATGGATCGACTATAACGGGCACATGACGGAGAGCCGCTATCTCCAATGCTGTGCCGAAGCCAGCGACGCGCTGTTGCGGCGCATCGGCGTCGATGCGGCCTATCTGGCATCGGGCCGCTCATTCTTCACGGTCGAAACACACTTGATGCATCTCGGCCAAGCCAAGCTCGACGAGGCCCTGCGGGTCGATACCCAGGTTCTCGGCGGCGATGCGAAGCGGTTGCATGTGTTTCATCGTCTGAGCCGCGACGGCACCGTGATCGCGACCGCCGAACAGATGCTGCTGCATGTCGATACGGACGCAGAACGAGCCATCGCGGCCGACGGGGCTGTTCTGGCGGCCGTGGACCATCTGATCCGCGCGCATGCCGCCCTGCCCCGGCCGGACAGCGCGGGACGCGCCGTTGGAGCGAAGCGCTGA
- a CDS encoding acetate/propionate family kinase gives MTDAVLALNAGSSSIKFGLFEARAADGPVLIAKGLLEDQGSEPHFTVRDPAGATLVDRQWSGATAHEDLLGALLEWVETHLDGKKLAAVGHRIVHGGLRFVEPVRLTDETIAAIDDLTPLAPLHQPRSLEPIRALRTLRPDLPQVGCFDTAFHHDLAPPVSRYAVPRRFEEAGVRKYGFHGLSYHFIAGRLAQVAPELVARRTVVAHLGNGASLCAMRDGRSRDTTMGFTALDGLVMGTRCGAIDPGVVLHLQKQHGMSADAVEHMLYHEAGLLGVSGLSSDMRTLTESDDPRAHEAIDLFGFHISRETAAMANTLGGLDALVFTGGIGEHSAAVRADVCARLAWLGVEIDTAANDQHGERLATQTSRVEVLCLATDEEIVIARAALHLMG, from the coding sequence ATGACCGACGCGGTTCTGGCCCTGAATGCCGGCTCCTCCAGCATCAAGTTCGGGCTTTTCGAAGCCCGCGCCGCTGACGGTCCGGTGCTGATCGCCAAGGGCCTGCTCGAGGATCAAGGGTCCGAGCCGCATTTCACAGTTCGCGACCCGGCGGGGGCGACGCTCGTCGATCGGCAGTGGTCGGGCGCGACCGCGCATGAAGACCTGCTCGGCGCCTTACTGGAGTGGGTCGAGACCCACCTCGACGGCAAAAAGCTCGCGGCGGTCGGCCATCGCATCGTCCATGGCGGGCTGCGGTTCGTCGAACCGGTTAGGCTGACCGATGAGACGATTGCCGCGATCGATGACCTGACGCCGCTGGCGCCCCTGCATCAGCCGCGCAGCCTCGAGCCGATCCGAGCGCTGCGGACGCTTCGGCCCGATCTGCCGCAGGTCGGCTGTTTCGACACCGCCTTCCACCACGATCTTGCGCCGCCGGTCAGCCGCTACGCCGTCCCGCGCCGGTTCGAGGAGGCGGGTGTTCGCAAATACGGGTTTCACGGGCTCTCGTATCATTTCATCGCGGGTCGGCTGGCCCAGGTCGCACCGGAGCTGGTTGCCCGGCGCACGGTCGTGGCCCATCTCGGCAATGGCGCGAGTCTCTGCGCCATGCGGGACGGGCGCAGCCGTGACACAACGATGGGCTTCACGGCGCTCGACGGTCTGGTGATGGGCACCCGTTGCGGCGCAATCGACCCCGGCGTCGTGCTGCATCTGCAGAAACAGCATGGGATGAGCGCCGATGCGGTCGAGCACATGCTTTATCACGAGGCGGGGCTGCTCGGGGTCTCGGGCCTCTCGAGCGACATGCGGACACTGACCGAGAGCGACGATCCGCGCGCCCATGAGGCGATCGATCTCTTCGGCTTCCACATCTCACGCGAGACGGCCGCGATGGCCAACACGCTCGGCGGCCTCGATGCTTTGGTGTTCACCGGCGGCATCGGCGAACATTCCGCCGCCGTCCGGGCCGATGTCTGCGCGCGGCTGGCCTGGCTCGGCGTCGAGATCGACACCGCCGCCAACGATCAGCACGGCGAGCGCCTCGCGACCCAAACCAGCCGCGTCGAGGTGCTCTGTCTTGCGACCGATGAGGAGATCGTGATCGCGCGCGCCGCCCTGCACCTCATGGGCTAG
- a CDS encoding phosphoketolase family protein, with translation MDNVSRLDQTPGLPGPLSAQDLSLIHRYWLASNYLSVGQIYLLDNPLLRDPLTPEHIKARLLGHWGTTPGLNFIYVHLNRMIRARDLNIIYICGPGHGGPGMVANTYLEGTYSEIYPAITQDADGLQKLFRQFSFPGGIPSHAAPETPGSIHEGGELGYALVHAFGAAFDNPDLIVACVVGDGEAETGPLAASWHSNKFLNPRSDGAVLPILHLNGYKIANPTILGRMSDIEVRALFTGYGYEPIFVEGSDPAEMHQLMAAAMERAFNIIQDIQAQARSGFGSTRPVWPMIILRSPKGWTGPKVVDGKKVEGFWRAHQVPVDNARGSEGHRKILEDWMRSYDPDDLFDASGRFKPELAALAPTGTRRMGANPHANGGLLKRDLRLPDWRSVAVDVPHPGGTIGEATRALGIYFRHVFELNAEARNFRIVGPDETASNRLDAVFEVTDRVWMENIQPDDVSLAHEGRVLEVLSEHLCQGWLEGYLLTGRHGFFSCYEAFIHIIDSMFNQHAKWLKVSRELGWRRPIASLNYLLTSHVWRQDHNGFSHQDPGFVDLVANKRADTVRIYFPPDANTLLWVADHCLKTYDRVNVIVAGKQPSPQWLDADAAAIHCEAGIGIWRWASNDDDGAEPDVVMACAGDVPTLETLAAVDLLRTALPDLKIRVVNVVDLMTLQSQSNHPHGMPDRDFDGLFTCDKPVIFAYHGYPALIHRLTYSRANHANIHVRGFIEEGTTTTPFDMVVLNELDRFHLAIEVIERVPGLAGKAAYAKQRFRDTLIEHRAYVCQHGEDMPEISGWAWPHDTAARADG, from the coding sequence ATGGACAATGTTTCTCGGCTCGATCAGACGCCCGGGCTCCCGGGCCCGTTAAGCGCTCAAGACCTCAGCCTGATCCACCGCTATTGGCTCGCGTCCAACTATCTTTCGGTCGGGCAAATCTATCTGCTCGACAATCCGCTTCTCCGCGACCCACTGACGCCCGAGCACATCAAAGCGCGCCTGCTGGGCCATTGGGGTACGACACCCGGCCTCAACTTTATCTATGTGCATCTCAATCGGATGATCCGCGCGCGGGACCTCAACATCATCTACATCTGCGGGCCTGGGCATGGTGGCCCCGGCATGGTGGCCAATACCTACCTCGAAGGGACCTACAGCGAGATCTATCCCGCGATCACACAGGATGCGGACGGCCTGCAGAAGCTCTTCCGGCAATTTTCCTTCCCGGGCGGGATTCCGAGCCATGCCGCGCCGGAAACACCGGGATCGATCCACGAAGGCGGCGAGCTTGGCTATGCGCTTGTGCATGCCTTTGGGGCGGCCTTCGATAATCCTGATCTGATCGTCGCCTGCGTGGTGGGCGACGGCGAAGCTGAAACCGGCCCGCTCGCAGCCTCGTGGCATTCCAACAAGTTCCTCAACCCGAGGAGCGACGGCGCTGTGCTGCCGATCCTGCATCTCAACGGTTACAAGATCGCCAATCCGACCATTCTCGGCCGCATGAGCGACATCGAAGTACGGGCGTTGTTTACCGGCTATGGTTACGAGCCGATCTTCGTCGAAGGCAGCGACCCCGCCGAGATGCATCAGTTGATGGCGGCCGCCATGGAGCGCGCGTTCAACATCATTCAGGATATCCAGGCGCAGGCGCGGAGTGGCTTCGGCAGCACGCGGCCCGTCTGGCCCATGATCATCCTGCGGAGCCCGAAAGGCTGGACCGGCCCGAAAGTGGTCGACGGCAAGAAGGTCGAAGGCTTCTGGCGCGCCCATCAGGTACCGGTCGACAATGCGCGCGGGAGCGAGGGGCATCGCAAGATCCTCGAAGATTGGATGCGGAGCTATGATCCGGACGACCTGTTCGACGCGTCAGGGCGGTTCAAGCCGGAACTCGCCGCGCTGGCGCCGACCGGCACGCGCCGCATGGGTGCCAACCCGCATGCCAACGGCGGCTTGCTCAAGCGTGATCTGAGACTGCCTGATTGGCGCAGCGTCGCCGTGGACGTGCCGCATCCGGGTGGCACCATCGGCGAGGCGACGCGAGCGCTCGGGATCTACTTTCGGCATGTCTTCGAGCTCAATGCCGAAGCTCGGAACTTCCGCATCGTCGGTCCCGATGAGACCGCCTCGAACCGGCTCGATGCCGTCTTCGAGGTGACTGACCGCGTGTGGATGGAGAATATCCAGCCCGACGACGTGTCGCTTGCCCACGAGGGGCGCGTCCTCGAGGTCTTGAGCGAACATCTTTGTCAGGGTTGGCTCGAAGGCTACTTGCTGACGGGACGCCACGGTTTCTTCTCGTGCTACGAAGCCTTCATTCACATCATCGACTCGATGTTCAACCAGCATGCCAAATGGCTGAAGGTTTCGCGCGAACTCGGCTGGCGTCGGCCGATCGCCTCGCTCAACTATTTGCTGACGTCGCATGTCTGGCGGCAGGACCATAACGGGTTCAGCCACCAGGACCCTGGCTTCGTGGATCTCGTGGCCAACAAGCGGGCCGATACGGTGCGGATCTATTTCCCGCCGGACGCCAATACGCTGCTCTGGGTCGCCGACCATTGCTTGAAGACCTACGACCGCGTGAACGTCATCGTGGCCGGCAAGCAACCCTCGCCGCAATGGCTCGATGCCGATGCGGCCGCGATCCACTGCGAGGCTGGTATCGGCATCTGGCGCTGGGCCAGCAACGATGACGATGGTGCGGAGCCGGATGTCGTAATGGCCTGCGCCGGCGACGTGCCGACGCTCGAGACGCTGGCGGCAGTCGATCTGCTGCGGACGGCCTTGCCCGATCTCAAGATCCGCGTCGTCAACGTGGTCGATCTGATGACCCTCCAGTCGCAGAGCAACCATCCGCATGGCATGCCGGATCGCGATTTCGATGGGCTGTTCACCTGCGATAAGCCGGTGATCTTCGCCTACCACGGCTATCCGGCGCTCATTCATCGCCTGACCTACAGCCGCGCCAACCATGCCAATATCCATGTGCGCGGCTTCATCGAGGAGGGCACGACGACGACCCCCTTCGACATGGTGGTGTTGAATGAACTCGACCGCTTTCATCTCGCGATCGAGGTCATCGAGCGGGTTCCGGGGCTGGCCGGAAAAGCCGCCTATGCGAAGCAGCGGTTTCGCGACACGCTGATCGAGCATCGGGCCTATGTGTGCCAGCATGGCGAGGATATGCCGGAGATCTCCGGCTGGGCTTGGCCTCACGACACGGCAGCGCGCGCTGATGGCTGA